From Aquipuribacter hungaricus, the proteins below share one genomic window:
- a CDS encoding VOC family protein, with translation MPSITPCLWFDRDAERAAELYVSVFPRSEVLSVSRYGPGMPGPLQEGDALTVQVSLDGNAFTLLNGGPQFPHSEAVSFQIACADQEETDRYWDRLTADGGQESMCGWLKDPFGVSWQVVPTELPALLSDPVPARAQAATQAMLSMRRIVVADVLAAADAAAPPQG, from the coding sequence GCGGAGCTGTACGTCTCGGTGTTCCCCCGCAGCGAGGTGCTCAGCGTCTCGCGCTACGGCCCGGGCATGCCGGGCCCGCTGCAGGAGGGCGACGCCCTCACCGTCCAGGTCAGCCTCGACGGGAACGCGTTCACCCTGCTCAACGGCGGGCCGCAGTTCCCGCACTCCGAGGCGGTGTCGTTCCAGATCGCCTGCGCCGACCAGGAGGAGACCGACCGGTACTGGGACCGGCTCACCGCCGACGGCGGCCAGGAGAGCATGTGCGGCTGGCTCAAGGACCCCTTCGGCGTCTCCTGGCAGGTCGTCCCGACCGAGCTGCCGGCGCTGCTGTCGGACCCGGTGCCCGCCCGCGCGCAGGCCGCCACCCAGGCCATGCTGTCGATGCGCCGCATCGTCGTGGCCGACGTGCTCGCGGCGGCCGACGCCGCCGCGCCGCCGCAGGGGTGA